The following are encoded in a window of Mycobacteroides chelonae CCUG 47445 genomic DNA:
- a CDS encoding DUF3558 domain-containing protein — MLLRRLALVSTGVVLAACGPSVPGTPVTSPLPTNDKGHTRITFDPCKEIPANVIAQQKLDSRPPEPNSINGGGVENYLCKYRAQSGYYLSISASNYTLEMDKKDTTHWGYRDFEINGRKALSFYLSTQPRKDGCAIDVAASTGVYGVLVSDGLNGFDPYPDCLSAAQANIEAFMPYFPY, encoded by the coding sequence ATGTTGCTTCGCAGATTGGCATTGGTCAGTACTGGCGTAGTCCTGGCTGCGTGCGGACCATCCGTGCCCGGCACACCGGTGACGTCGCCGCTCCCAACGAACGACAAGGGCCACACTCGAATCACCTTCGACCCCTGCAAGGAGATTCCGGCAAACGTCATCGCACAGCAGAAGCTCGACTCTCGACCGCCGGAGCCAAACTCAATCAACGGCGGCGGGGTTGAAAACTACTTGTGCAAGTACAGAGCACAGTCTGGGTACTACCTCTCCATATCGGCGTCGAACTACACCCTTGAGATGGACAAGAAGGACACAACCCATTGGGGTTATCGCGATTTCGAGATCAACGGTAGAAAAGCGCTCAGTTTCTACCTCTCCACCCAGCCTAGGAAGGATGGGTGTGCGATCGATGTGGCCGCGTCCACTGGCGTGTATGGAGTCCTAGTCTCCGACGGATTGAATGGCTTCGACCCGTACCCCGATTGCTTGTCTGCTGCCCAAGCGAACATCGAGGCCTTCATGCCTTACTTCCCTTACTGA
- a CDS encoding LppU/SCO3897 family protein codes for MTDSINNDTDETPRSEQLDDDATTGPVQSGSHHRQTSRPLIRRWTLSASAALLVVAALAVADMIWWRRAGHGLWWFLVAALAVAAAWLLATRTSRTGRRALAAGIVAILAAVAVGADYLAISQGWLARQFTDKEIATAWEQAWKDLDKAPQAPPDFTILPRQYPDPAQKASTANTAAPVGACAQLGGTTAHSTLSVVPCDSERSNVKIIQQVRHPRECVRDADQSYYHNGPDGQWTACLDYAWQTSRCLAISPGKIINVACDDPAIPNKEKPVRVFRNVNHTHDCAQGGFAHPVRLYTICTETQP; via the coding sequence GTGACTGACTCTATAAACAACGACACCGACGAAACGCCGCGGAGCGAACAACTCGATGACGACGCGACCACGGGCCCGGTCCAATCCGGCAGCCACCATCGGCAGACAAGCCGCCCACTGATTCGACGCTGGACGTTGTCTGCGAGTGCAGCCCTCCTAGTTGTGGCAGCCCTCGCCGTCGCCGACATGATTTGGTGGCGCCGTGCCGGGCACGGCCTTTGGTGGTTCCTGGTCGCTGCGCTAGCAGTGGCGGCGGCCTGGCTGCTCGCCACACGCACCTCGCGCACCGGGCGCCGAGCCCTGGCCGCTGGCATAGTCGCGATACTGGCCGCCGTCGCGGTCGGAGCCGACTATCTAGCCATCAGCCAAGGATGGCTAGCCCGCCAGTTCACCGACAAAGAAATAGCGACAGCATGGGAACAAGCATGGAAAGACCTCGACAAGGCCCCTCAGGCACCACCTGACTTCACAATCCTGCCGCGCCAGTACCCCGACCCCGCACAAAAGGCTTCCACAGCGAACACCGCTGCTCCGGTAGGTGCCTGCGCGCAACTCGGCGGCACCACGGCGCACTCAACGCTGTCGGTCGTGCCCTGCGACTCCGAGCGCAGCAATGTCAAAATCATCCAGCAAGTCAGACACCCTCGTGAATGCGTCCGCGATGCTGACCAAAGCTACTACCACAATGGCCCTGATGGGCAGTGGACCGCATGTCTCGACTACGCCTGGCAAACCAGCCGCTGCCTGGCAATCAGCCCCGGGAAGATCATCAACGTCGCATGTGACGACCCCGCTATACCCAACAAAGAAAAACCGGTACGAGTCTTCCGCAACGTCAACCACACCCACGACTGCGCCCAAGGCGGATTCGCCCACCCCGTTCGGCTCTACACTATTTGTACCGAAACCCAGCCTTAG
- a CDS encoding LpqN/LpqT family lipoprotein yields MLASGCTAIVDGDAIATPGEEGKRLTNPKCSSVSVPLLEVPLDNDSEPRVEVPQPAGWERVKRFESGVVRVYLSAPDLQAKGFVPNATVAMADLTGKVSTEEAAFAAEQQGLEMFGITDLVEATGTICGYPSKTLTYNMGLGKIPVHRVTTTVVAVKNDRKIFTIGVSVQALDDTVGDFDSARETILAGLQVSPPATS; encoded by the coding sequence ATGCTGGCTTCGGGATGCACGGCCATCGTCGACGGTGACGCGATAGCCACTCCCGGTGAAGAGGGCAAGCGGCTTACCAACCCCAAGTGCAGCTCGGTGTCAGTACCGCTTCTGGAAGTGCCGTTGGACAACGACTCCGAGCCACGTGTTGAGGTTCCGCAGCCTGCGGGGTGGGAGCGGGTCAAGCGGTTCGAGAGTGGCGTGGTGCGGGTCTACTTGTCGGCCCCCGATCTCCAGGCCAAAGGGTTTGTTCCGAACGCCACGGTGGCGATGGCCGATCTGACCGGCAAGGTGTCGACTGAGGAGGCAGCCTTCGCCGCCGAGCAGCAGGGGCTGGAGATGTTCGGCATTACCGACCTGGTCGAAGCGACGGGCACTATCTGCGGGTATCCGTCGAAGACGTTGACCTACAACATGGGTCTGGGAAAGATCCCTGTCCACCGGGTCACCACCACGGTTGTGGCGGTGAAGAACGACCGCAAGATTTTTACGATCGGAGTGTCGGTACAGGCGTTGGATGACACCGTGGGTGATTTTGACAGCGCCCGTGAAACCATTCTCGCGGGGCTACAGGTCAGTCCGCCCGCTACATCCTGA
- a CDS encoding alpha/beta hydrolase: MKSHKAQIPAGLRHVLAVVAIIAVAVAGWQLNTNSPNGIGVMGLPGATADPTGPPGPTGDPGGMNGGQFQPPGLPPQQPGYQGGINQPPLDQNNGISIYNTGAQGAPQQAGQQGAQQSNPGQQPQRGTQIPDYQTATPYTQGPGKANPDYQAPQQNTPQQGSQQQPQQRQADQQQNQQSDQQQNQQDQDKQDSEQRRQQCDEVAQHYQIAETVWNTGASGGSYVGGQLVPGREGPGEDGCNCSNTRNNQKQSKDEESQKCKGQPVNVPDGQAASAIASGPNDANTALQSQMAEQKKWLENRRDEINDSFLRRNIGNRGELSNINDRLNEIKSIENALAQSPNTYLVDFNGPGTPTTGRGMWDTSERILAAISVGNPAVADHVSVTVPGITSWTSSSFSSMVPEAYNLAVEGGKQLQLSGHGGETLASIAWIGYDAPGIDLGAATPSKAAKGAQNLKLFLSMMQATNPNQTVALFGHSYGSLLSSYALKNGASEYVDYAVLYGSPGLAAGTPGGLGMSPDRVFAMLAENDLIGGINPLWSSPYKGNFKQLLADQGGCSPLDNQFRERAYGHSEYPRKGSNNFLRVSGYNLATVLINQPGLAIPAEPGIITKEMK, from the coding sequence ATGAAGTCGCATAAGGCACAAATTCCTGCAGGCCTCCGGCATGTCCTGGCCGTGGTGGCGATTATTGCTGTGGCAGTTGCGGGTTGGCAGCTAAACACGAACTCCCCAAATGGGATTGGCGTGATGGGTCTGCCCGGCGCGACCGCTGATCCGACCGGTCCTCCGGGGCCCACTGGTGATCCAGGCGGCATGAACGGCGGTCAGTTCCAGCCGCCAGGCCTACCTCCGCAGCAGCCGGGCTACCAGGGGGGTATCAACCAGCCACCGCTGGACCAGAACAACGGAATCTCGATCTACAACACGGGTGCTCAGGGGGCGCCCCAGCAAGCTGGGCAGCAAGGCGCTCAACAAAGCAACCCGGGTCAGCAGCCTCAGCGCGGAACTCAGATTCCTGACTATCAGACGGCGACTCCGTATACGCAGGGCCCCGGTAAGGCGAACCCGGACTATCAAGCACCGCAACAGAACACGCCACAACAAGGTTCGCAACAGCAGCCTCAACAACGCCAAGCCGATCAGCAGCAGAATCAGCAGTCTGATCAGCAGCAGAACCAGCAGGATCAGGACAAGCAGGATTCTGAACAGCGGCGCCAGCAGTGCGATGAAGTTGCACAGCACTACCAAATCGCAGAGACGGTGTGGAACACCGGAGCCAGCGGTGGCTCTTATGTTGGCGGGCAACTGGTGCCGGGCCGCGAAGGACCCGGTGAAGACGGCTGTAACTGCTCGAATACACGCAACAACCAGAAGCAGTCCAAGGACGAGGAATCCCAGAAGTGCAAGGGACAGCCCGTCAATGTGCCAGATGGCCAGGCCGCCTCAGCGATTGCATCGGGCCCTAACGATGCAAATACGGCCTTGCAATCACAGATGGCCGAACAGAAGAAATGGCTGGAGAACCGCCGCGACGAGATCAATGACAGCTTCTTGCGGCGCAACATCGGCAACCGAGGTGAGCTGTCCAACATCAATGACCGACTCAATGAGATCAAGTCGATTGAGAACGCATTAGCGCAGTCGCCGAATACCTATCTGGTGGATTTCAACGGCCCAGGCACCCCGACGACCGGGCGCGGGATGTGGGACACCAGTGAGCGGATCTTGGCGGCGATTTCGGTCGGCAATCCGGCGGTGGCAGATCATGTCTCGGTGACGGTGCCCGGCATCACCAGTTGGACGTCTTCGTCCTTCTCAAGCATGGTTCCAGAGGCCTACAACCTCGCTGTGGAAGGCGGCAAGCAGCTCCAATTGTCCGGTCACGGCGGTGAGACGCTGGCGTCGATTGCGTGGATCGGCTATGACGCGCCGGGCATCGATCTGGGGGCCGCCACCCCGAGTAAGGCCGCCAAGGGGGCCCAGAATCTGAAATTGTTCCTGTCGATGATGCAGGCGACTAATCCGAACCAGACAGTGGCTTTGTTCGGTCATTCGTATGGTTCGCTGCTGAGTTCATATGCGCTCAAGAACGGTGCATCGGAGTACGTCGACTATGCAGTGCTCTATGGCTCGCCGGGTCTAGCCGCGGGCACGCCCGGCGGGCTGGGGATGAGTCCTGATCGGGTGTTTGCGATGCTGGCCGAAAATGATCTGATCGGCGGTATCAACCCGTTGTGGTCCAGCCCCTATAAGGGGAATTTCAAGCAGCTGCTCGCTGATCAGGGAGGCTGTAGCCCGCTGGATAATCAGTTCCGCGAGCGCGCCTACGGTCATTCGGAATATCCGCGTAAAGGCTCGAACAATTTCCTGCGTGTGTCGGGATACAACTTGGCTACCGTGCTCATCAACCAGCCGGGGCTGGCGATACCGGCTGAACCAGGAATCATCACCAAGGAAATGAAGTGA
- a CDS encoding DUF2235 domain-containing protein, with product MTKNIVICFDGTGNQIRAAGNTNVVRGYDMVIHDLTDRQISYYDPGVGTDPAIGTYAPIGQFAARIMGIAFGVGLRAKLAQAYTYLIERWQPGDRIFIFGFSRGAFCARGLAGLLNSVGMLRPGSQNLVPYAVSLYAQSCESWSAERWDQLHSFSRTVARREDGKFAIPIAYLGLWDTVSAPGIFKRSMQWPYAPSVPNALAGRHAVAIDEKRRPYREYLIKYLGDQRLVDEAWFAGIHSDVGGDYADDDRLSDIALKWVIDGAAQHGLLLNTEKYQRYCSVEPTYAMGEIHRVNWLWALLIFRRRRIPNGAWIHASVADRVAEDDTYRPSLPERTTIIDSQWASPATDIRM from the coding sequence ATGACCAAGAACATCGTCATATGCTTCGACGGCACGGGCAACCAAATCCGTGCTGCGGGAAACACGAATGTCGTCCGCGGCTACGACATGGTGATTCATGATCTGACCGACCGGCAGATCTCGTACTACGACCCCGGAGTCGGCACCGACCCCGCCATCGGCACCTACGCCCCGATAGGTCAATTCGCCGCCCGCATAATGGGTATCGCATTCGGCGTTGGCCTGCGGGCCAAGCTGGCCCAGGCCTACACATATCTGATCGAACGGTGGCAACCGGGAGACCGCATCTTCATCTTCGGATTCAGCCGCGGCGCCTTCTGCGCGAGAGGCCTTGCCGGGCTTCTTAACTCGGTGGGCATGCTGCGGCCCGGCTCGCAAAACCTCGTGCCCTACGCGGTGAGCTTGTATGCACAGTCGTGTGAAAGCTGGTCAGCGGAACGCTGGGATCAGCTGCACTCGTTCTCACGCACCGTAGCCCGCCGCGAGGACGGAAAATTTGCCATTCCCATCGCCTACCTCGGGCTCTGGGACACGGTCAGCGCCCCCGGTATCTTCAAGCGCAGTATGCAATGGCCTTATGCGCCAAGTGTTCCCAATGCGCTGGCTGGTCGACATGCGGTGGCGATCGACGAAAAACGCCGACCGTACCGCGAATACCTCATCAAGTACCTGGGCGATCAACGACTCGTCGATGAAGCGTGGTTCGCCGGCATACATTCCGATGTGGGCGGCGACTATGCCGACGACGACCGGCTTTCCGATATCGCACTCAAATGGGTGATCGACGGCGCCGCCCAACACGGCTTGCTACTCAATACTGAAAAATACCAACGGTATTGCTCGGTTGAACCCACCTACGCCATGGGCGAGATTCATCGAGTCAACTGGCTCTGGGCGCTGCTGATATTCCGTCGCCGCCGCATCCCCAATGGTGCCTGGATTCACGCCAGCGTTGCCGACCGTGTGGCAGAAGATGACACGTACCGGCCATCGTTACCGGAGCGCACCACCATCATCGATTCCCAATGGGCCTCTCCGGCAACCGATATCAGGATGTAG
- a CDS encoding LppA family lipoprotein: protein MSAERLQEEIAKLAPKGSSEEGYAAAEAAIAQMADQIAALVPGLTWKWHDDGLHWLSCLQDTRYETPAEESVLAVTRNTRSALFSGPIPEDVWPAAVKIVEDKARGFGITQWAGNTDVAQNHDIVIHDNDYNPDPNNQWTNSFEIGTRVVARLAGSVGCRLWQKTLDRYQSEQGNPPASGTR from the coding sequence ATGAGCGCGGAGCGCCTTCAAGAAGAAATCGCCAAGCTGGCTCCGAAAGGCTCCTCGGAGGAGGGTTACGCCGCTGCCGAAGCCGCTATCGCCCAGATGGCCGACCAGATCGCAGCCCTGGTGCCCGGCCTGACCTGGAAATGGCACGATGACGGGCTCCACTGGCTTAGCTGCCTCCAAGACACCCGATACGAGACGCCAGCCGAAGAATCAGTGCTGGCGGTCACCCGCAACACACGGTCTGCATTGTTCAGCGGCCCGATCCCTGAGGACGTGTGGCCAGCCGCCGTCAAGATCGTCGAGGACAAAGCGCGCGGTTTCGGAATCACACAGTGGGCAGGAAACACCGATGTGGCCCAAAACCACGACATCGTGATCCACGACAACGACTACAACCCGGACCCCAACAACCAATGGACGAACAGCTTCGAAATCGGTACCCGCGTCGTAGCGAGGCTGGCAGGGTCAGTGGGCTGTCGCCTGTGGCAGAAGACTCTGGACCGTTACCAGTCCGAACAGGGCAATCCTCCTGCCAGCGGCACCCGGTAA